One region of Alistipes sp. ZOR0009 genomic DNA includes:
- a CDS encoding anthranilate synthase component I family protein — MEDCSKSMLNARKQLLSWASQFDVFTLLDGNGDASSLAQSELGDFSLLLAADTENEISGCSDPFKSLQKFVDNSYSFGFLSYDLKNSVENLSSNNFDGIGFPDIHFFHPKHIIKVDRNGDWSVVKSNIEEGVLVNEIKKASYRSKRHFPIEIKRRLSKDDYLAAVMRVKAHILRGDIYEMNFCQELYADNATIDPITTYVDLTTISPTPFSCFYKFRTRYLISASPERFIKKCGNKIISQPIKGTIRRGVDEVEDATLREELRNNKKEQSENVMIVDLVRNDLSRTAKDGSVVVSELFGIYPFRQVFQMISTVESEVADGFTPVDVVRECFPMGSMTGAPKVRAMQLIEEYERTKRGLYSGAVGYFTPAGDFDFNVVIRSIL; from the coding sequence ATGGAAGATTGTTCTAAATCAATGCTGAATGCTAGAAAACAGCTGCTTTCCTGGGCTTCCCAATTCGATGTTTTTACGTTGTTGGATGGTAATGGGGATGCTTCCTCTTTAGCCCAAAGTGAGTTGGGCGATTTTTCGCTTTTGTTGGCAGCAGATACCGAAAATGAAATTTCTGGATGTAGTGATCCTTTTAAGTCTCTTCAGAAATTTGTGGATAATAGCTACTCTTTTGGATTTCTCTCTTATGATTTGAAAAATTCTGTAGAAAACCTCTCTTCCAATAATTTTGATGGCATTGGCTTTCCTGATATTCATTTCTTTCATCCAAAGCATATTATTAAGGTAGATCGGAATGGTGATTGGAGTGTAGTAAAGTCTAATATTGAAGAAGGCGTTTTGGTTAATGAAATTAAGAAGGCCAGCTATAGATCAAAAAGACATTTTCCGATTGAAATAAAGCGTAGGTTATCAAAAGATGATTATTTAGCAGCCGTGATGCGTGTTAAGGCGCATATTTTGCGAGGTGATATTTATGAGATGAATTTTTGCCAGGAACTTTATGCCGATAATGCAACCATCGATCCGATAACCACCTATGTTGATTTAACGACTATTTCTCCCACGCCTTTTTCCTGCTTTTACAAGTTTAGAACCCGATATTTAATCTCAGCCTCACCCGAAAGGTTTATAAAAAAATGCGGAAATAAAATCATTTCGCAACCAATAAAAGGAACTATTAGAAGAGGTGTCGATGAGGTTGAGGATGCTACATTGAGGGAGGAACTTAGAAATAACAAGAAGGAGCAATCTGAAAATGTTATGATTGTGGATTTGGTTAGAAATGATCTTTCTCGGACTGCGAAGGATGGTAGCGTTGTGGTTAGTGAACTATTTGGCATATATCCGTTTCGGCAGGTTTTTCAAATGATATCGACTGTTGAATCTGAAGTCGCGGATGGATTTACGCCTGTAGATGTTGTCAGAGAGTGCTTCCCAATGGGATCCATGACTGGAGCACCTAAAGTTCGGGCTATGCAGCTGATTGAGGAGTATGAAAGGACTAAAAGGGGGCTATATTCGGGGGCTGTAGGCTATTTTACTCCTGCGGGTGATTTTGATTTTAACGTGGTTATTCGAAGTATTCTTTA